The following proteins are encoded in a genomic region of Parabacteroides pacaensis:
- a CDS encoding glycoside hydrolase family protein translates to MKKNLIVILVGLITGLLICSFSGTQKSTTEKWTKYSNNPVLGGGELGTVFDICVLKDRGFYKMYCSWRPQKSIALSTSKDGKNWSKPKIVLSPTQANYWENEVNRPIVVCKDGLYHMWYTGQSNGKSWIGYALSKDGYNFVRQSNNPVLSAEEPWEKVAVMCPHVIWDKHEKLFKMWYSGGEQYEPDAIGYATSKDGLHWTKLKSNPIFKADSTKSWEQYKVTACQVIERENDYLMFYIGFRDIDFAQIGMARSKDGIGGWERYPGNPIISPTPDTWDASATYKPFAIQEKDHWMLWYNGRNEHLEQIGLVIYNGHALNF, encoded by the coding sequence ATGAAAAAGAATTTAATAGTTATTTTAGTAGGGTTAATAACAGGACTACTGATTTGTAGTTTTTCCGGAACACAGAAAAGCACAACGGAGAAGTGGACAAAATATAGTAACAATCCCGTATTAGGAGGTGGTGAGTTAGGAACAGTTTTTGATATTTGTGTATTGAAAGACAGAGGTTTTTATAAAATGTATTGTTCTTGGCGACCGCAAAAAAGTATTGCTTTGTCCACCAGTAAAGATGGGAAGAATTGGAGTAAGCCGAAAATTGTTTTATCTCCTACTCAAGCTAATTATTGGGAAAATGAGGTGAATCGCCCGATAGTAGTATGTAAGGACGGTTTATACCATATGTGGTATACGGGACAAAGCAATGGAAAATCATGGATTGGATATGCCCTTAGTAAGGATGGGTATAATTTTGTACGCCAGAGTAATAATCCGGTTTTAAGTGCTGAAGAACCTTGGGAAAAAGTGGCGGTAATGTGTCCGCATGTTATTTGGGACAAACATGAAAAACTTTTTAAAATGTGGTATTCGGGAGGTGAACAGTATGAGCCGGATGCAATCGGGTATGCCACTAGTAAAGATGGGTTACATTGGACTAAACTGAAAAGTAATCCTATTTTTAAAGCTGATTCTACTAAAAGTTGGGAACAATATAAAGTAACGGCTTGCCAGGTTATTGAGCGGGAAAACGACTATTTGATGTTTTATATAGGATTTCGGGATATTGATTTTGCCCAAATAGGAATGGCTCGTTCAAAAGATGGGATTGGCGGTTGGGAGAGATATCCGGGTAATCCTATTATCTCACCCACTCCCGATACGTGGGATGCCAGTGCGACTTACAAGCCTTTTGCCATTCAGGAAAAAGATCACTGGATGCTCTGGTATAACGGGCGGAACGAACATTTGGAACAAATCGGCTTGGTTATTTATAATGGACATGCTTTAAATTTTTGA
- a CDS encoding RagB/SusD family nutrient uptake outer membrane protein has translation MKRLILIIYIIGFLSCDNFLIKEPLDQITNVTLTYTAEECKLYVNQYYTSFWGSPNSYIYHIDRGSDNLLSYNYNDNPDLIKDLRVVPATGEGWGTQEWGNIRSVNFLLNNYLKSQELEEAEKYIGEAHFFRAMFYFEQFLKKFGGAPWIETELTLDSEELYFPRLKRNELADKILADLDWAIEKIPSKNMQETGRVSKEVAMLYKARVALFEGTWEKYHARTAFAGEGNARMYIEEAAKMSLAVMNSGLFELDNVHQVDGYHALFNRWDYSDSKEVMLWKKFDRSQGYWHDDNRNPGRNGAGVGLTRSLVEAYLCIDTDGKARPIHLASGYKGDDNLLDVVANRDPRLSQTLFIPGRPRTIEGKDTTIIFTKPNINYSDTEKCSTGYELAKGADPDAEEQVTVTGSIKGSIIFRYAEALLIYAEARAELEQITQSDLDKTINKLRDRVNMPPLTIEVGYADPYGEFTAARGYEGIPVSNILQEIRRERRVELACEGYRHDDLKRWRAHHLWNYGKIQGAKTVQFKDLSWLVKYFDSYPIPLAISGGREKFFQNVAKWTPECTEGNNYWTDEEGYFAPYQRYIPDGHFQFDPDKSYLLPVPTEQLVLNPNLKQNPGWE, from the coding sequence ATGAAAAGACTAATATTAATTATTTATATAATAGGTTTTTTGTCTTGTGACAACTTTCTGATAAAAGAGCCATTGGATCAGATTACGAATGTAACCTTGACTTATACGGCCGAGGAATGTAAGTTATATGTCAATCAATATTATACTTCTTTCTGGGGATCGCCTAATTCTTATATTTATCATATAGATAGAGGTTCCGATAACCTTTTGAGTTATAATTATAATGATAATCCTGATTTGATAAAGGATTTACGTGTAGTTCCGGCAACCGGGGAGGGATGGGGTACTCAAGAATGGGGAAATATACGAAGTGTAAATTTCCTGTTGAATAATTATCTAAAATCTCAAGAATTGGAAGAAGCTGAAAAATATATTGGGGAGGCTCATTTTTTCAGAGCTATGTTTTATTTTGAACAATTCCTTAAAAAATTTGGTGGTGCTCCTTGGATTGAAACAGAGTTGACGTTGGATTCGGAAGAGTTATATTTCCCCCGGTTGAAAAGAAACGAATTGGCTGATAAGATATTGGCAGATTTGGATTGGGCTATAGAGAAAATACCTTCTAAAAATATGCAGGAGACAGGACGTGTCTCCAAAGAGGTGGCTATGTTATACAAAGCCAGAGTGGCTTTATTTGAAGGAACTTGGGAAAAGTATCATGCCCGCACTGCTTTTGCGGGTGAAGGAAATGCCCGGATGTATATAGAAGAAGCTGCAAAAATGTCATTGGCTGTTATGAACAGTGGACTGTTTGAGTTAGATAATGTCCATCAGGTAGATGGTTATCATGCTTTGTTCAATCGTTGGGATTATTCCGATAGTAAGGAGGTGATGTTATGGAAAAAATTTGACAGGTCGCAAGGGTATTGGCATGATGACAATCGAAATCCCGGAAGAAATGGCGCAGGGGTGGGATTAACTCGTTCGTTGGTAGAAGCTTATTTGTGTATAGATACGGATGGGAAGGCCAGACCTATTCATTTGGCATCCGGCTATAAAGGGGATGACAATTTGCTGGATGTAGTGGCTAACCGGGATCCTCGTTTAAGCCAGACTTTGTTTATTCCCGGCAGACCTCGTACGATAGAAGGGAAGGATACTACTATTATTTTTACTAAACCTAATATTAATTATTCAGATACAGAGAAGTGCTCTACCGGTTATGAGTTGGCGAAAGGAGCTGATCCGGATGCAGAGGAACAAGTAACGGTTACCGGTAGTATTAAAGGGAGTATTATTTTCCGGTATGCGGAAGCCTTACTGATTTATGCGGAAGCAAGGGCTGAATTAGAACAAATTACTCAGTCCGATTTGGATAAGACTATCAATAAACTTCGTGATAGAGTAAATATGCCCCCTCTTACTATAGAAGTGGGGTACGCCGATCCTTATGGGGAATTTACTGCTGCCAGGGGATATGAAGGAATTCCGGTATCTAATATTTTACAGGAAATCAGGCGAGAACGACGGGTAGAACTGGCATGTGAGGGGTATCGCCACGATGACTTGAAACGCTGGCGTGCACATCATTTATGGAACTATGGAAAGATACAAGGGGCTAAAACAGTTCAGTTTAAAGATTTATCATGGCTTGTAAAATATTTCGACTCTTATCCGATTCCTCTTGCTATTAGCGGTGGCCGTGAAAAATTTTTCCAAAATGTTGCAAAATGGACACCTGAATGTACGGAAGGTAATAATTATTGGACAGACGAGGAAGGTTATTTCGCACCCTATCAACGATATATACCGGATGGCCATTTTCAGTTCGATCCTGATAAATCTTATCTTTTACCGGTTCCGACTGAACAGTTGGTATTGAACCCAAATCTAAAACAAAATCCGGGATGGGAATAA
- a CDS encoding TonB-dependent receptor, which translates to MKLITIFLFLVTFCLQANNTYSQNTIVNLDLKNVSLIDVFREIEKQSDYRFFFHSAVLNTVKKQNVKFGNRTISAILNQLFQNTDITYKLVDKYIVITSKRATKDSFPPPVEKNLLVEGFVSDKSGEPVIGANVSVKGTTTGASTDINGKFTLTVPENSILLISYIGYLSQEIEVHDKSVFHIVLQEDTRNLEEVVVVGYGVQKKANLTGAVATVGAKELEDRPITNAAQALQGKIANFNVYNSDGRPGSKASFNIRGYAGLGTTYSPLVIIDGVTGYFEDLNPNDIETFTVLKDAAASAIYGAQAAYGVILITTKSGKKNEKPVISYNNNFSFNSPTVLPKTAGSLEFAKLFREASINDGGGGVIDLETLERIEKYYDDPGSIPNNVPQLDNPDRWSDWGDGRSNANEDWARAMFKNNQLNQSHALSIQGGSGASTYMMSLGYLKDGGKLRYYNDYYQRYNATAKINTDVTKWLTVGMNIRYAREKNVTPAYYMDPEGGINNLINWIWVVWPTIPVFDPNGHFSPAGRMAFIHQANPNITYTDNFWGTVNALFKITPGWTAHIDFTYNKYASKQTYSKGLIYSWSVHNEPYLDSSSQETTQVWQKSNNDDFTSMNAYTTYEKGIRSHHFKLMFGMQQEYKKNWGESISKMGLVLPDQPSVSTATGKIEATDRLDHYTTMGFFGRLNYDYDSRYLFELNVRHDGSSRYAEGHKWGTFPAFSVGWNVAKENFFRPYTSLFSELRLRSSWGELGNMRGKEYQYISTIPYYASYRYIMDSQLISAFGSPSMIAYNTWEKNKTLDFGVDMVSLDNRLNISFDWYRRDIIGLITKGQTVPVVLGAESPSTNNADIRNKGWELTIGWKHSVLVAAKSFNYGISFNISDYQGTVMRYSNPKGLIDDWYVGKKMGEIWGYTTDHIIIDPTEAEKMNTTGSQKLFGSNWAPGDMAYKDLDKSGSIDYGNKTLSDHGDLSIIGNNTPRYNFGFGVDCEWNGFDFSAFLQGTAKRDLWLSGRLAWGIGGGQWGSNVWENTLDCWREDGSNMNPYWPRFYLGNTSKNLQTQTKYLNSGAYCRLKNIRFGYSLPKQIISHVGLQRVRFYFSGDNLLTISGINSNFDPESPGDNVYPLSKSLSFGINLTF; encoded by the coding sequence ATGAAGCTGATAACAATCTTTTTATTCCTTGTTACATTCTGCTTACAGGCCAATAACACTTATTCTCAAAATACAATTGTTAACCTGGATTTAAAGAATGTATCCCTGATAGACGTCTTTAGGGAGATCGAAAAACAATCGGACTATCGTTTTTTCTTTCATAGTGCTGTTTTAAACACGGTGAAGAAACAGAATGTGAAGTTTGGTAATAGGACTATTTCGGCTATTTTGAATCAATTGTTCCAAAATACCGATATAACTTATAAATTGGTAGATAAATATATCGTGATTACCTCCAAACGAGCTACCAAAGATTCTTTTCCTCCTCCGGTCGAAAAAAATTTATTAGTGGAAGGATTTGTCTCGGATAAATCGGGTGAACCTGTGATTGGGGCAAATGTTTCGGTGAAAGGAACTACCACGGGAGCTAGTACGGATATTAATGGAAAATTTACTTTAACGGTTCCGGAAAATAGTATTTTACTGATTTCGTATATCGGATATTTATCTCAAGAAATAGAAGTGCACGATAAGTCGGTATTTCATATTGTCCTTCAAGAAGATACCCGAAATTTGGAAGAAGTGGTAGTGGTAGGATATGGTGTGCAGAAAAAAGCTAATTTGACAGGTGCCGTCGCTACTGTCGGTGCAAAAGAATTGGAAGATCGTCCTATAACCAATGCAGCACAGGCCCTTCAAGGTAAGATTGCGAACTTTAATGTTTACAATTCGGATGGTCGTCCGGGTAGTAAAGCTTCGTTTAATATTCGTGGATATGCCGGTTTGGGGACCACCTATAGTCCTTTGGTTATTATTGATGGGGTAACAGGTTATTTCGAAGATCTGAATCCGAATGATATAGAGACATTTACGGTGTTGAAAGATGCTGCGGCAAGTGCTATTTACGGTGCACAAGCGGCTTACGGGGTAATCTTGATTACTACCAAGTCCGGAAAGAAGAATGAAAAACCTGTTATTTCTTATAATAATAATTTTTCCTTTAATAGTCCTACTGTTCTACCTAAAACAGCCGGCTCTCTGGAATTTGCAAAATTATTCCGTGAAGCTTCGATCAATGACGGCGGAGGCGGTGTTATTGACCTGGAAACTCTGGAACGTATAGAGAAATACTATGATGATCCGGGAAGTATTCCAAACAATGTACCTCAATTAGACAATCCGGATCGTTGGTCTGACTGGGGAGACGGACGTTCGAATGCAAATGAAGATTGGGCGAGAGCTATGTTTAAAAATAACCAGCTTAATCAATCACATGCTCTATCCATACAGGGAGGAAGCGGAGCTTCCACTTATATGATGTCGTTAGGTTATTTAAAAGATGGAGGTAAATTAAGATATTACAATGATTATTATCAACGTTATAATGCAACTGCTAAAATTAATACGGATGTAACTAAATGGCTGACAGTGGGCATGAATATCCGTTATGCCCGGGAGAAAAATGTTACACCTGCTTATTATATGGATCCTGAGGGGGGTATAAACAATCTTATTAACTGGATATGGGTAGTGTGGCCTACTATTCCGGTATTCGACCCGAACGGACATTTCTCGCCCGCCGGACGAATGGCTTTTATTCATCAGGCGAATCCTAATATTACGTATACGGATAATTTTTGGGGTACGGTAAATGCTTTATTTAAAATTACACCGGGGTGGACTGCTCATATTGACTTTACTTATAATAAGTATGCATCTAAACAGACCTATTCGAAAGGTCTTATCTATTCATGGTCGGTACATAATGAGCCTTACCTGGATAGTAGCAGCCAAGAAACAACACAGGTTTGGCAAAAATCGAATAATGACGATTTTACGTCTATGAATGCCTATACTACGTATGAAAAAGGGATTCGGAGTCATCATTTCAAATTAATGTTCGGAATGCAACAGGAATATAAAAAAAATTGGGGAGAAAGTATAAGTAAGATGGGATTGGTATTACCGGATCAACCTTCTGTTTCCACTGCTACCGGCAAAATAGAAGCTACGGACAGGTTGGATCATTATACGACTATGGGATTTTTTGGTCGTTTGAATTATGACTATGATAGCAGATACCTGTTTGAATTAAATGTACGCCATGATGGTTCTTCCCGCTATGCGGAAGGACATAAGTGGGGAACATTCCCGGCTTTTTCGGTTGGTTGGAATGTGGCAAAGGAAAATTTTTTCAGACCTTATACTTCGCTATTTTCCGAATTACGCCTTCGTAGTTCCTGGGGAGAATTGGGTAATATGCGAGGAAAAGAGTATCAATATATTTCTACTATTCCTTATTACGCATCTTATCGGTATATAATGGATAGCCAGTTGATTAGTGCTTTTGGCTCTCCTTCCATGATTGCTTATAATACGTGGGAAAAGAATAAAACTTTAGATTTCGGTGTGGATATGGTATCTTTAGATAATCGCCTGAATATTTCTTTTGATTGGTACCGGCGTGATATTATAGGATTAATAACCAAAGGCCAGACTGTTCCTGTCGTGCTGGGAGCCGAATCTCCAAGTACCAATAATGCAGATATCAGGAATAAGGGGTGGGAGCTGACAATAGGTTGGAAACATTCGGTTTTGGTTGCTGCTAAATCTTTTAATTATGGGATTTCTTTTAATATTTCAGATTATCAGGGTACGGTGATGCGTTATTCTAATCCGAAAGGGTTAATTGATGATTGGTATGTCGGTAAAAAAATGGGCGAAATATGGGGATATACAACCGATCATATTATAATCGATCCCACGGAAGCAGAAAAGATGAATACTACCGGCTCGCAAAAATTGTTCGGTTCCAATTGGGCTCCGGGTGATATGGCATACAAGGATTTGGATAAGTCCGGTTCAATTGATTATGGAAATAAAACATTAAGCGATCACGGAGACTTATCTATTATCGGGAATAATACACCCCGTTACAATTTTGGCTTTGGTGTGGATTGTGAATGGAACGGATTTGATTTTTCCGCTTTTTTGCAAGGGACGGCTAAACGTGATTTATGGTTGAGCGGCCGTTTGGCATGGGGAATAGGAGGAGGCCAGTGGGGTTCCAACGTATGGGAAAATACCCTCGATTGCTGGCGGGAAGATGGTAGTAATATGAATCCGTACTGGCCGAGATTTTATTTAGGTAACACTAGTAAGAATCTTCAGACACAAACAAAATATTTGAATAGCGGAGCCTACTGTCGTTTAAAAAATATCCGGTTCGGTTATTCTTTGCCGAAACAGATCATTAGTCACGTGGGGTTGCAGCGGGTCCGTTTCTATTTTAGCGGTGACAATCTGCTGACGATATCAGGTATTAATTCTAATTTTGATCCTGAATCGCCTGGAGATAATGTGTATCCACTTTCGAAATCTCTATCGTTTGGTATCAATCTGACGTTTTAA
- a CDS encoding FecR family protein, which yields MKASKDKLIITYLTEEISTEEQASLLKWLEESDENKRYFRTLKDVYDLGHMDLDMQRSEVDVQWAKFLNKIFPYRMNNPEHFRTLLMRYVAIFLLGLVCMGIINRWQKKEELVQGITKIETGVGERSKIYMPDGSTVWVNACSSITYDHTFGIAERIVDMKGEAYFEVKKDKTRPFLVRTDKFTFRVTGTSFNVYSFEGEDEISIALIEGSVIVEHAAGKELLKPGEMFIYNKCHETTERKKITPGSCISWRYGEMFFDEITFEDLAHRLERNFNVKFKFERSAIKEETLNGSFHKTESLETVLKVIGTSIPIKYIIDKDTVYIK from the coding sequence ATGAAAGCATCGAAAGATAAACTTATTATTACCTATCTGACTGAAGAAATCTCTACTGAAGAACAAGCTTCTTTATTGAAATGGTTGGAAGAGTCAGACGAAAATAAGCGCTATTTCCGTACCTTGAAAGACGTCTATGATTTGGGACATATGGACCTGGATATGCAAAGAAGTGAAGTGGATGTTCAATGGGCAAAATTCTTAAACAAAATATTTCCGTACCGGATGAATAACCCAGAGCATTTTCGAACCCTCTTGATGCGTTATGTGGCAATCTTCCTACTAGGGTTAGTTTGTATGGGGATAATAAATCGCTGGCAGAAAAAAGAAGAGTTAGTACAGGGAATAACAAAGATAGAAACCGGAGTAGGAGAACGTTCCAAAATTTATATGCCGGATGGTTCTACCGTATGGGTAAATGCATGTAGCTCTATTACCTACGATCATACTTTTGGCATTGCGGAACGAATTGTTGACATGAAAGGAGAAGCTTACTTTGAGGTAAAGAAAGATAAAACGCGGCCTTTTCTTGTACGAACCGATAAATTTACTTTTCGGGTTACCGGTACATCTTTTAATGTTTATTCTTTTGAAGGAGAAGATGAAATAAGTATAGCCTTAATTGAAGGATCGGTTATTGTGGAGCATGCTGCGGGAAAAGAGCTTCTCAAGCCGGGGGAGATGTTTATATATAATAAATGCCATGAAACGACAGAACGGAAAAAAATTACCCCCGGTTCTTGTATATCTTGGCGATACGGAGAAATGTTTTTTGATGAGATAACCTTTGAAGATTTGGCGCATAGATTGGAACGTAATTTTAATGTAAAATTCAAATTTGAACGTTCTGCAATAAAGGAAGAGACGTTGAATGGCTCATTTCATAAAACCGAATCTCTTGAGACCGTCCTGAAAGTAATAGGAACCAGTATTCCCATAAAATACATAATCGATAAGGATACAGTCTACATTAAATAA
- a CDS encoding RNA polymerase sigma-70 factor — MKRISRPPEDREDLKEFEQLFRYLQPRLYAYCCKYIKEQELARDIVQECFVNLWENYENVKISYEFYLFKAVHNRCLSHFRAQHVHAEYEATVKEKIRELEFHPELPSPLTELYLKEVNTLLQQSVAELPEKCRLIFMMSRYQEMKSQEIADTLGISVRTVDAQIYNALKILKLKLKDYLPILIFLFPHFFSH, encoded by the coding sequence ATGAAAAGGATATCGAGACCCCCGGAGGATAGAGAAGATTTAAAAGAATTTGAACAATTATTTCGTTATTTGCAGCCACGGTTGTATGCTTATTGTTGTAAATATATAAAAGAGCAGGAACTTGCCCGGGATATTGTACAAGAGTGTTTTGTTAATCTTTGGGAAAACTATGAAAATGTGAAGATCTCCTATGAATTTTATCTTTTTAAGGCGGTCCATAACCGTTGCCTTTCTCATTTTCGTGCTCAACATGTACATGCGGAATACGAGGCCACAGTAAAAGAGAAAATCCGGGAATTAGAGTTTCATCCCGAATTACCTTCTCCGCTGACAGAACTTTATTTAAAGGAAGTCAATACATTATTACAACAAAGCGTTGCCGAATTACCGGAAAAATGCCGTCTTATATTTATGATGAGCCGTTACCAGGAAATGAAAAGCCAGGAAATAGCAGACACTCTCGGGATTAGTGTCCGTACTGTAGATGCTCAGATTTATAACGCATTGAAAATATTGAAGTTAAAACTAAAAGATTATTTACCTATATTAATCTTCCTTTTCCCTCATTTTTTTAGCCATTAA
- a CDS encoding glycoside hydrolase 5 family protein yields the protein MKKLYPLIIFLLFGYSFGVAQNKQTEKPARAWDFINSIGVNTHFGYYDTQYARYEEILKPRLLESGIKHIRDGTYNEDVVRKYQEVGKEGVKLLLITRSNKVVTQAKSIGSMLWGVEAVNEPDGRHTPGSWEQAAREEQRKLYEAMKGDPDLQSLPVVGISLANIKESPGLLGDLSPWMDYGGMHPYAAGQHPCNHWGWGMSMADALNTARKVNKNKPLLVTECGYHNKENNPPHPGVSEQAAAVYHIHLPFVYFNQGIVRSYKYEFIDLKPDDAMTDMECHFGLIRSDGTPKPSFTALKNLLTLLDDNDRSFVPQPLPIRIMSPETALVQSTLLQKSDGSWWLALFRNVTIYDLKTHKDLQVEAVPVKLRFHKKMNVHLYRPNESTTAYASFHKRKEISFNLGAKLILVEIKGMSQK from the coding sequence ATGAAAAAACTTTATCCTTTAATCATATTTTTGTTGTTCGGATATAGCTTTGGAGTAGCTCAAAACAAACAAACCGAAAAACCGGCCCGCGCCTGGGATTTTATAAATTCAATAGGTGTCAATACGCATTTTGGATATTACGACACACAATATGCCCGTTATGAAGAAATTCTAAAACCCCGACTATTAGAGTCTGGCATAAAACATATTCGTGACGGGACATACAATGAAGATGTGGTTCGCAAATATCAAGAAGTAGGGAAAGAAGGCGTTAAGTTACTATTAATAACCCGCTCAAATAAAGTAGTGACTCAAGCCAAATCCATAGGATCTATGTTATGGGGCGTTGAAGCGGTTAACGAACCGGACGGAAGACATACACCAGGGAGTTGGGAACAGGCTGCTCGCGAAGAACAACGAAAATTATACGAAGCAATGAAAGGTGATCCCGACTTACAATCCCTACCTGTGGTAGGAATCTCATTGGCAAACATAAAAGAAAGTCCCGGATTACTAGGCGATTTATCACCATGGATGGATTATGGAGGCATGCACCCTTATGCCGCAGGGCAACATCCTTGTAACCACTGGGGTTGGGGAATGTCTATGGCCGATGCCCTTAATACGGCTCGAAAAGTAAACAAAAACAAACCTTTACTGGTAACCGAATGCGGATATCACAACAAAGAGAATAACCCTCCTCATCCCGGAGTTTCGGAGCAGGCAGCAGCCGTTTACCATATACACTTACCCTTTGTATATTTTAATCAAGGAATCGTACGTTCGTACAAATATGAATTTATCGATTTGAAACCCGATGACGCAATGACGGATATGGAGTGCCATTTCGGATTGATCCGGTCGGACGGTACCCCTAAACCGTCGTTTACCGCATTAAAAAATTTACTTACCTTATTAGACGATAACGACCGTTCTTTTGTACCCCAACCGTTACCTATACGGATTATGTCTCCAGAGACCGCATTAGTACAAAGTACTCTCCTACAAAAGAGTGACGGTTCGTGGTGGCTGGCATTATTCCGAAATGTAACAATATATGATTTAAAGACCCACAAAGATCTCCAAGTCGAAGCCGTTCCGGTAAAGCTTCGATTTCACAAAAAAATGAATGTTCATTTATATCGTCCGAACGAATCGACAACAGCTTATGCCTCTTTTCACAAAAGGAAAGAGATCTCTTTTAATTTAGGCGCAAAGCTTATTTTAGTGGAAATAAAAGGAATGAGCCAAAAGTAA
- a CDS encoding DUF4185 domain-containing protein, whose product MNAQSSKKNTQAGIYISNLKQIARVTGQSLPDEKIINPNQTAEDYDVYGTDLGIMWQMEGDQIGMFFGDTNGKGFIAGKGGGNGTNWRSNVVAFSTDTFLEDGLTIKNMVLDKEGKAKEICAGGKTNPSKYQTSIPTGAIRAAGLDCVHYMNIYDWAGPEGRWYTNFSSLYTSSNNGKNWVRQEKVTFQADSHFSQVSYAKKDGYVYMLGTQSGRGDDAYLARFLEKNLLNQQKYEYWNGKTQKWVKGDETAATPIIPGPIGETSLMYHEKFKKWIVTYNYDYAYDKNVREKKHAIMYRDADDITKWGKMKILVSDEQYPDLYCAYMHPLKNNSDKLYFLMSRWKPYNVFLMSVDLECKKEE is encoded by the coding sequence ATGAATGCACAATCTAGTAAAAAAAACACGCAGGCCGGAATTTATATTTCGAATTTAAAGCAAATTGCCCGTGTAACCGGTCAATCCCTACCAGATGAAAAAATAATAAATCCCAATCAAACAGCCGAAGATTACGATGTATACGGTACGGATCTCGGTATCATGTGGCAAATGGAAGGAGACCAAATCGGAATGTTTTTCGGAGATACAAATGGAAAAGGATTTATTGCCGGAAAAGGCGGAGGAAACGGTACAAATTGGCGCTCTAACGTAGTGGCTTTTTCAACAGATACTTTTTTAGAAGATGGCCTTACAATAAAAAATATGGTATTGGATAAAGAAGGAAAAGCAAAAGAAATATGCGCCGGAGGTAAAACCAACCCTTCAAAATACCAAACTTCAATTCCGACAGGGGCCATCCGGGCTGCAGGATTAGATTGTGTTCACTACATGAACATATATGATTGGGCAGGGCCGGAAGGTAGATGGTATACAAATTTTTCCTCTTTATATACCTCTTCCAACAATGGTAAAAATTGGGTAAGACAAGAAAAAGTAACCTTTCAAGCAGATAGTCATTTCTCACAAGTGTCGTATGCAAAGAAAGACGGATATGTGTATATGCTTGGTACGCAATCCGGTCGCGGGGATGATGCTTATCTTGCGCGCTTTTTGGAAAAAAACTTATTGAATCAGCAGAAATACGAATATTGGAACGGAAAAACACAAAAATGGGTAAAAGGGGATGAAACAGCTGCTACGCCAATTATTCCCGGCCCTATCGGGGAAACCTCACTCATGTATCATGAAAAGTTTAAAAAATGGATCGTAACTTATAATTATGATTATGCATACGACAAAAACGTAAGGGAAAAAAAACATGCTATCATGTACCGTGATGCAGACGACATTACAAAATGGGGGAAAATGAAAATTTTAGTTTCTGATGAGCAGTATCCTGATTTATATTGCGCTTATATGCACCCATTAAAAAACAATTCAGACAAATTATATTTTCTAATGTCCCGATGGAAACCTTACAATGTCTTTTTAATGAGTGTTGATTTGGAATGTAAAAAAGAAGAATAA
- a CDS encoding RNA polymerase sigma-70 factor codes for MKHLYLHYFAKLLRYVSIYVHSTGEAEEIISDTFLAIWENRKTLLVDNFESYLYSIARNKSISTIRRYSRLNTVELEENYIDLFVHTSTTPEDDLISQEQINEINKAINTLPDKCKEAFKLIREEKMKYKEAAAILGISVKTLEAHLTLAMKKLREVLL; via the coding sequence TTGAAACATTTATATCTGCATTATTTTGCTAAGCTACTCCGATATGTATCGATTTATGTTCACTCGACCGGAGAAGCCGAAGAAATTATATCAGATACTTTTTTAGCAATTTGGGAAAACCGGAAGACCCTACTGGTAGACAACTTTGAATCCTATTTATATTCAATTGCAAGAAATAAGTCGATAAGCACAATTCGTAGGTATAGTCGCCTGAATACGGTCGAACTAGAGGAAAACTATATTGACCTTTTTGTTCACACTTCCACTACCCCGGAAGATGATTTGATTTCGCAGGAGCAGATTAATGAAATTAACAAAGCAATAAATACTTTACCTGATAAATGTAAAGAAGCATTCAAGCTCATCCGGGAAGAAAAAATGAAATATAAAGAAGCTGCCGCAATCTTAGGTATTTCTGTTAAAACTTTAGAAGCGCATCTCACATTAGCCATGAAAAAATTACGGGAAGTCCTTCTCTAA